The following proteins come from a genomic window of Methanosarcina sp. MTP4:
- a CDS encoding helicase C-terminal domain-containing protein: protein MGTYEEILSCFPMEETRPEQRQIIKGIVEALDKGLKYILVEAPTGSGKSPIAIAICKYFGRGHICTDQKSLQKQYLRDFEDCTIQAMGRANFVCKQASMEKEAGEEIMCNRGTCVLDKKFKCVGCVVAGDDPEPDDPLFAAYSASRGPLFWKKKAEESQKCNYWLHKTRALNSDIVIHNYPYLLTEGNYVGDFGVRPVLVSDECHNIEKQIMSFYMISFTEKLLEDLGGVDFPYIEDDTLGTHDQMKYGQEKLLPLWMGWLNDLYMKIPGMIVKLNAINHFILSLPKDQEKVTEEEFPFDVPKSCEGKTKSEVQETIIKLIENLENKHTTISFFLGDYSENPKNWVIQIEQEGSDIEKGEFKPVRINKFAQETYFKFGEVNILMSATILDFDNMAKDLGIPKGKYATIKIPPVFSKESNKLYHLQVCDLGYENNRLFKDYEANMNKVVETIDEILEIFPTQKGIIHCNTYKNLHFIKNHSKYRDRIKGHTSLNREEVLKQHEESEKPLVLCSPSMSEGVDLKSDTSRFQIIIKVPYPFLGDIQIKARKKQDRKFYKNRTALYLVQAIGRSVRDKEDWAYTFTIDSRFPTFCHGHQKLLENFNRHERPISEFPEITKKPKE, encoded by the coding sequence ATGGGTACGTATGAAGAAATCCTTTCTTGTTTTCCTATGGAAGAGACCAGGCCAGAACAGCGACAGATAATCAAAGGCATTGTCGAGGCTCTCGACAAAGGACTGAAATACATTCTGGTCGAAGCCCCTACCGGGAGTGGAAAATCCCCGATTGCGATAGCTATTTGCAAATATTTTGGAAGGGGGCATATCTGCACCGACCAAAAAAGTTTGCAGAAACAATATTTGCGGGATTTTGAAGACTGTACCATACAGGCTATGGGCAGAGCGAATTTTGTCTGCAAACAGGCATCAATGGAGAAGGAAGCAGGCGAGGAAATCATGTGCAACAGGGGGACTTGCGTTCTTGATAAAAAGTTCAAATGTGTAGGCTGCGTTGTTGCAGGAGATGATCCAGAACCAGACGACCCTTTGTTTGCGGCATATTCTGCCTCAAGAGGCCCCCTTTTCTGGAAAAAAAAGGCGGAAGAATCCCAAAAATGCAATTACTGGCTTCACAAGACCAGGGCACTTAACAGCGACATAGTTATCCATAATTACCCTTACCTTTTAACTGAGGGAAATTATGTAGGGGATTTTGGGGTAAGGCCGGTCCTGGTTTCGGATGAATGTCACAACATCGAAAAGCAGATCATGAGCTTTTATATGATTTCATTCACCGAAAAGCTTCTTGAAGATCTTGGTGGTGTAGATTTTCCCTACATTGAAGATGATACTCTGGGTACCCATGACCAGATGAAGTACGGGCAGGAGAAGTTGCTCCCGTTGTGGATGGGGTGGCTGAATGACCTGTACATGAAGATTCCCGGCATGATAGTGAAATTGAATGCTATCAACCACTTTATCCTCAGTTTACCCAAAGATCAAGAGAAAGTTACGGAAGAAGAATTCCCATTCGACGTTCCAAAATCGTGCGAAGGAAAAACGAAATCAGAAGTGCAGGAAACGATTATAAAACTGATTGAGAACCTTGAAAACAAACACACAACAATATCTTTTTTCTTAGGCGATTACTCCGAAAACCCTAAAAATTGGGTTATCCAGATCGAACAGGAAGGTTCCGATATTGAAAAAGGGGAGTTCAAACCCGTCAGGATCAACAAGTTCGCTCAAGAGACGTATTTCAAATTCGGGGAAGTCAATATCTTGATGTCTGCTACCATCCTCGATTTTGATAATATGGCAAAGGACCTGGGAATTCCAAAAGGAAAGTACGCAACCATTAAAATTCCTCCTGTTTTCTCGAAAGAATCAAACAAACTGTATCACCTTCAGGTCTGCGACCTGGGCTATGAAAACAACCGTCTCTTCAAGGATTATGAAGCCAATATGAATAAAGTTGTGGAAACTATCGATGAAATTCTTGAGATATTTCCCACCCAAAAAGGAATTATCCACTGTAACACCTACAAAAACCTGCACTTTATAAAAAACCATTCGAAATACCGGGATCGAATCAAGGGACATACCTCCCTTAACCGGGAAGAGGTCCTGAAACAACATGAAGAGAGCGAAAAACCTCTCGTTTTATGTTCCCCTTCGATGTCTGAAGGAGTTGACCTCAAATCTGACACATCCAGGTTCCAGATAATCATCAAAGTCCCCTACCCTTTCCTGGGAGACATCCAGATCAAAGCACGAAAAAAGCAGGATCGGAAATTCTATAAAAACAGGACCGCCCTCTATCTGGTGCAGGCGATAGGCCGTTCTGTCCGGGATAAAGAGGATTGGGCTTACACCTTCACTATCGATTCGAGGTTCCCCACTTTCTGTCACGGACATCAAAAATTGCTGGAAAACTTCAACAGGCACGAAAGGCCAATTTCGGAATTTCCAGAAATAACAAAAAAACCAAAAGAATAA
- a CDS encoding Mov34/MPN/PAD-1 family protein produces the protein MQIKGIARETLDFVLEASKSMAPLEFAGLLQATDGVITEVLILPGTESSNKSAIIRLYMMPNVKSAGSVHSHPGPSRRPSRADLRLFSKTGNCHIIVGSPYDRKSWTCYDREGKVRELPVLDVDFEEDSII, from the coding sequence ATGCAGATTAAGGGAATTGCCCGCGAAACCCTGGACTTCGTCCTCGAAGCCAGCAAGTCCATGGCTCCCCTGGAGTTCGCCGGCCTCCTGCAGGCGACGGACGGCGTCATTACCGAAGTCCTGATCCTCCCGGGCACCGAGTCCAGCAACAAAAGCGCAATTATCAGGCTCTACATGATGCCAAACGTCAAATCCGCAGGTTCCGTCCACAGCCACCCCGGTCCCAGCCGCCGGCCTTCCCGGGCTGACCTGCGCCTCTTTTCAAAGACCGGAAACTGCCATATCATCGTGGGTTCCCCTTATGACAGGAAAAGCTGGACCTGCTATGACAGGGAAGGAAAAGTCAGGGAACTCCCGGTGCTGGATGTGGATTTTGAAGAAGATTCGATAATTTAA
- a CDS encoding KEOPS complex subunit Pcc1: MKLSAEFVFESGEAEKIYMAVLPELNDAFSDRSLVGLSLEADGRLVLTVRAEDAVSMRSALNTWFRLIQIAQEVSDLTAAAQ; the protein is encoded by the coding sequence TTGAAACTTTCCGCAGAATTTGTGTTCGAATCCGGTGAAGCCGAAAAAATCTACATGGCTGTCCTTCCCGAACTAAACGATGCTTTTTCCGACCGCTCTCTTGTAGGGCTCTCCCTTGAAGCCGACGGCCGCCTTGTACTTACAGTAAGAGCCGAAGATGCCGTTTCCATGCGCTCGGCCCTGAACACCTGGTTCCGGTTAATCCAGATCGCTCAGGAAGTCTCAGACCTCACCGCTGCTGCGCAATAA
- a CDS encoding rRNA maturation protein, whose amino-acid sequence MFITSSRKPSAKTRTLCKYLSRFTGASYVNRGKMSMQQLLESAGAEPLILVGEYHGNPGELGFYGKAGQLLFSVRFTESYSPKIDSHRFRELEPLFSGRGEIANALASFLPFDRVKEAPCDVPVMLVGEEEIDCMDEGKSLFKLNIKSFKAY is encoded by the coding sequence ATGTTCATTACTTCTTCTCGCAAACCTTCTGCAAAGACCCGGACGCTTTGCAAGTACCTCTCGCGCTTCACCGGTGCAAGTTATGTGAACCGCGGCAAGATGAGCATGCAGCAGCTTCTGGAGTCTGCAGGAGCCGAACCTCTGATACTCGTGGGAGAGTACCACGGAAATCCCGGAGAACTTGGTTTTTACGGAAAAGCCGGGCAACTTCTTTTTTCTGTAAGGTTTACGGAGTCCTATTCCCCAAAAATCGATTCCCACCGCTTCCGGGAACTGGAACCTCTCTTCTCTGGCAGAGGCGAAATTGCCAATGCTCTTGCATCTTTTCTCCCCTTCGACAGGGTTAAAGAAGCTCCTTGCGATGTCCCCGTTATGTTGGTTGGTGAGGAAGAAATCGATTGCATGGACGAAGGAAAGTCCCTTTTCAAGCTCAATATCAAAAGTTTTAAAGCGTACTGA